The genomic region ACCGACggaaataaaaaagagcaaaaaaatgcaacttacttcttatttttcacCTACTATTTACTGTGCACTTAACTGCTGCCAGCCCGCGGCGGGAGCTGCGCCCGGGCCCTCACACGCGCTGCCTACAGCCCCGTACCGGGCGCCGCGGCGCCTCAGGGAGGCCCGGCAGCTGCCACCTCCGCGCCCCGcaccgcgccgccgcccgcgcaACAGCCCAGGGGCAGAGCCGCCTGGGAGGCGGGGCCGGCCAGTCAGGGCTGAGCGACAGCGGGGAGGAGCGGCCACCTGACGTCACTGCGCGGCGGGCCAATGAGTGGCAGCCACGCCTGCCGCCGGCGCCCGCGTGCCCGGAAGGGGCGGGgtggcgggcggcggccggggcggtGTGCGGCCTCTCCTCGGTGGCGGGGTCCGCTCCCGCCTCGCGCCGCACGGCCCTGGGCCGCCGCCGGAGACATGTCGCCTGCCATCGCGGCCAAGGAgggcggccggcagcgccgggccgggAGCCAGCACCACTGCCTGGACCTGAGGGGTGAAGTGCCGCCCGCCCTGGCGCTCTGCGGGGACGGGCTGCCGGGCGGCGAGGCCGAggcgctgctgccgccgcccgAGGCGGGCTCCCGGGGGGCGCGGGACTGTcgggcagagctgggcagcattctgctgctgctggtgctgtacGTGCTGCAGGGCATCCCGCTGGGCCTGGCGGGCAGCGTCCCCCTcatcctgcagagcaggagtgCCAGCTACACCGACCAGGCCTTCTTCAGCTTCGTCTTCTGGCCCTTCAGCCTCAAGCTGCTCTGGGCCCCCCTGGTAGACGCCGTCTACCTGCGGGGCTTTGGCCGCCGCAAGTCCTGGCTGGTGCCCACGCAGTACGTCCTGGGGGTCTTCATGATCTACATGTCCACCCAGGTGGACCTGCTGCTGGGCGATGGGGAGGGCCGGGGCCCCGACGTGGTGGCTCTCACTGTgactttcttcctctttgaGTTCTTGGCGGCAACGCAGGACATTGCGGTGGACGGCTGGGCCCTGACCATGTTGTCCAGGGAGAATGTGGGCTACGCTTCCACCTGCAACTCCGTGGGCCAGACGGCCGGCTACTTCTTGGGCAACGTCCTTTTCCTGGCCCTCGAGTCGGCCTCCTTCTGCAACAAGTACCTGCGgttccagccccagccccaaggGATTGTTACCCTCTCAGGTACTGCCTGGGTACCGCCGGCCTGTGCGCGCTGATGCTGGGATGGGGATTCTTCTTCCCTGAGCCTGGACCGAAGCTCCATTCAAGAGCAAGCGGTGGTTTGGCGCTGTGAACTGAGCAGGTCTGGTTTGTCCCCTGCCTGTGAGAAAGCACAGCCTTCCTGGAGGCTGGCGGAGTCTGCTGCTACATGCACTGAACTTCAGGCTTCTCTGGGCTTGAGAGTGTGGGAAACCTGCATTGTCATTATATTGGCTGATCTAAGCACTTTAGAGAGAATTTCCCCTCACCTCCCTCCAGTTTAATGACCATGAAATAGattgttgttaaaaaaatacccaaacaaacaaagctttGCCTCTTTTTAAGAAGGCTTTTTAAGAATATCTCCTtttgggaggaaggaaaggggaaattGAAAAAAGTTTACTTTTCCAAGGTGATATTGTTCACTGAAGTGGAGGTGACAAATCTTCAGGTGGACCACTTTGCCTGTTTCTGAAGGAAGGCCTTATTTTAGTAAATGAAGGGGGatttggttttctctttaatGAATTAAATGCAGTCTGGTCATCCAACCGTATCTGTTACTGTATTAATGTGGTGGTTGGTGATTTTGGGGTTGTTAGGTTTGATTTTGGTGGTGGgtggtttggtgtggtttttttccagaaagtttATATGCGGTGGTTGATGTTAGGCTTATTATCTAGAAGAGGCTTAAAATGCACGTTTTGGTTGCAAGGCTGAGCTTAGCCAGCTCAGCTTATGGGAGGACAGGAAAAATGGCACCACTTCTGGCTGCAGTGTCAAGGTGACCATGGCTGGCAATAAAGACTGAATTCTCATGGGTTtagtttcttttccctctcttaCATAGATTGTTCTGCCTATATCATCTACGAGAAAAGATATGCCAAAACTGAGTTGAGTTGTTGTTTAAAGGCTAGTTTTCACTTTCTGTCCTATGCCAATGTTGTTAAACCAGAATATCGGTTGCCAAGACTGCTGTACTTATGCAGCTATCACAATTGCTTACTagtcttcctctttccttcctgttgATAACCCTGTGTCAGGTCTATATGTTAGACAGTACAGAGTGGTCCTCGAAGTAACCCttgtttattgttttcttttgttttcccttacTGTGTAGATCGTCAGTGCTGGTGTGTCTCTCCCCTCTTGCTGCAGTGGCACACTGACGTCTTTTACTGCTGATGCAACTTGCAAATGACTAGTGTAATTAAGAGAG from Falco rusticolus isolate bFalRus1 chromosome 13, bFalRus1.pri, whole genome shotgun sequence harbors:
- the SLC33A1 gene encoding acetyl-coenzyme A transporter 1 isoform X3 codes for the protein MSPAIAAKEGGRQRRAGSQHHCLDLRGEVPPALALCGDGLPGGEAEALLPPPEAGSRGARDCRAELGSILLLLVLYVLQGIPLGLAGSVPLILQSRSASYTDQAFFSFVFWPFSLKLLWAPLVDAVYLRGFGRRKSWLVPTQYVLGVFMIYMSTQVDLLLGDGEGRGPDVVALTVTFFLFEFLAATQDIAVDGWALTMLSRENVGYASTCNSVGQTAGYFLGNVLFLALESASFCNKYLRFQPQPQGIVTLSGWIFSSRCCNRTQIGGRGSPERALSSASSSNGSFTDNTASDYQQVHSRPPATQHILQSYAFQITLYSMYVAIMAFNAKVSDPLIGGTYMTLLNTVSNLGGNWPATVALWLVDPLTVKECAGAQEQTCGTTVAAELCTKAGGSCVTTLDGYYVESVICVILGFGWWFLLGPKFKKLQDEGQSSWKCKRTN